One region of Glycine max cultivar Williams 82 chromosome 9, Glycine_max_v4.0, whole genome shotgun sequence genomic DNA includes:
- the LOC100805157 gene encoding DEAD-box ATP-dependent RNA helicase 17 has product MGAKKQSQGVKNKGNGANNDVFASCSFSSLGLDSNLCEQLRDRLGFEVPTLVQAQAIPVILSGRHALVNAATGTGKTVAYLAPIIHHLQGYENRIQRSDGTFALVLVPTRELCLQVYEILQKLLHRFHWIVPGYIMGGEKRSKEKSRLRKGISILIATPGRLLDHLKNTTAFLYSNLRWIIFDEADRILELGFGKDIEEILDLLGSRKKGHGDQENTVLTHSKIQRQNLLLSATLNEKVNHLAKMSLDNPVMIGLDGKKMEPISTIKRLDSSESDEDSEDKYSSKVPTVGDYKVPIQLIQRYMKVPCGSRLPVLLSILKHLFEREPSQKVVLFFSTCDAVDFHYSLLSEFQFSSYPQTEGVRQVFLGCKTFRLHGNMQQEDRRTSFQAFKTEKSALLLSTDVSARGLDFPKVRCIIQYDSPGEATEYVHRVGRTARLGERGESLLFLQPVEIDYLQDLEKHGVSLTEYPVLKVLDSFPLQKNHTKKSVFLESHPWVLCLQKALEAFIMSKPEMDEHARKAFCSWVRAYTAHRGELKRIFMIKKLHLGHVAKSFALKQQPSLVGQSFQKQNKKRKRFEKKNGFTKKRKVASVTECRP; this is encoded by the exons ATGGGGGCGAAGAAGCAGAGCCAGGGAGTGAAAAATAAGGGTAATGGCGCCAACAATGATGTTTTCGCGTCATGCTCCTTCTCCAGCCTTGGACTTGATTCCAATTTATGTGAACAACTTcgtg atAGGTTGGGGTTTGAAGTTCCAACGCTGGTGCAAGCTCAAGCAATTCCCGTTATTCTCTCGGGGCGGCATGC ATTGGTGAATGCTGCAACGGGCACGGGGAAGACTGTTGCGTATTTGGCTCCGATTATTCATCACTTGCAGGGTTATGAAAATCGGATTCAGCGCTCTGATGGAACATTTG CGTTGGTTCTTGTACCGACGCGGGAGCTATGCTTGCAGGTTTATGAAATTCTTCAAAAGTTATTGCATCGGTTTCATTGGATTGTTCCAGGATACATCATGGGTGGTGAAAAGAGATCAAAAGAGAAATCAAGGCTGCGCAAAG GCATATCAATTCTTATAGCAACTCCTGGGCGCCTTTTAGATCACTTGAAGAACACAACAGCATTCTTGTACTCAAATTTACGCTGGATAATTTTTGATGAAGCTGACCG GATTTTGGAATTGGGATTTGGAAAAGATATAGAGGAAATACTAGATCTTTTAGGCTCAAGGAAAAAAGGGCATGGTGATCAAGAGAATACAGTTCTAACACACTCTAAAATTCAAAGACAGAATTTGCTTTTATCTGCCACCTTAAATGAGAAAGTGAACCACCTTGCTAAAATGAGTCTAGACAATCCAGTTATGATTGGTCTTGATGGTAAGAAAATGGAAccaatttcaacaattaaaagGCTTGATTCTTCAGAATCTGATGAAGACAGTGAAGATAAATATTCCAGTAAAGTACCAACAGTTGGAGATTACAAAGTCCCCATACAGTTGATTCAGAGATACATGAAAG TGCCATGTGGTTCACGGCTTCCTGTACTTCTTTCAATTCTAAAGCATCTCTTTGAAAGAGAACCTTCACAAAAG GTCGTTTTATTCTTTTCAACATGTGATGCAGTAGATTTTCACTATTCACTGTTAagtgaatttcaattttcatccTATCCACAAACAGAAGGGGTCCGACAGGTGTTTCTTGGATGCAAAACTTTCCGGTTACATGGTAATATGCAACAAGAGGACCGGAGAACCAGTTTTCAGGCCTTTAAAACTGAGAAATCTGCTCTGCTTTTGTCCACTGATGTTTCTGCTAGAGGATTGGATTTTCCAAAGGTTAGGTGCATCATACAATATGATTCTCCTGGGGAAGCTACGGAATATGTTCATAG AGTTGGTAGAACTGCTCGACTGGGTGAAAGAGGAGAGTCATTATTATTTCTGCAACCAGTTGAAATAGACTATTTACAGGACTTGGAGAAACATGGTGTCTCACTCACGGAGTATCCTGTCCTCAAAGTGTTGGATAGTTTTCCACTACAAAAGAACCACACAAAGAAGTCTGTTTTCTTAGAGTCACATCCCTGGGTCCTTTGTCTCCAGAAGGCACTTGAAGCCTTCATCATGTCCAAG CCCGAAATGGATGAACATGCCAGGAAGGCATTTTGCTCTTGGGTTCGTGCGTACACAGCCCATCGCGGTGAGCTGAAAAGAATATTTATGATCAAGAAACTCCACTTGGGGCACGTAGCAAAAAGCTTTGCATTGAAACAACAACCCTCCTTAGTTGGGCAGTCATTCCAAAAGCAAaataagaagagaaagagatttgagaagaaaaacgggtttacaaaaaagagaaaagttgCCAGTGTGACAGAATGCAGACCATGA